The DNA region cccgcgaTCATGGTTACGTTGATCCTTCTGCTAGAgcttcgaccagagtcctccatcttcacactccggatcaggctgttgtgattcccacagacggcgccaaatttgatcccgtccggaggctgagtcggacggaggctggtcgatGTGTCCCGATTGTTGACGGGAAGTCGcaggtgattcggctcccacgggtggcggACGCTGctacaggaccctgcgcacactcagacgatctcccccttcacgttagagaccgaaacccagggaaaaagtccccggatcaggccctccgacgctcaagtcaggtcctttttcccctgaaaaaagcagagagaagaagaaaaaacagttgtggaagaaaagtgacgagggagtgtCTGCGCGTACCTACGTCCGagggatctctccccttttaTGCGTTGTCCTCCTTagaacctgccatcctgtcagaaaacgttagacgttGGGCTTTGTCGTCtagtcccggacacctgtcgtatTGCCATTTTTcgtgaaagcatctttctgttttGGAACCTCCGCCTTTGCACATAGGTTTTGTCTTGTATTGATGGACAGCTGGCAGGCTGCTACTGGttgtgagggcatcttttcgtttcaggaacctccgccttcgcttgCCCTAGCTTCTCCGATCCATTGTGACCTGTACCGGTTTCGCTTCTCCCTATCAGTTCCATCCTCTAAGTGTCACCTGCCGGATGGTCTGACTCTGCTCATTTGTGCCGATCCCAACCTGCTTCTGCGCTTTGTATCTCCTAGCCCTCCAACGCagacctgtagatcgagctgactctgctcagctctgccgatcccaaccTGCCTCtgtgctttgtatttcctggccctccactgtagacctgtagatcgagctgactttgctcagctctgccgatcccaaccTGCCTCTGCGCTTTGTATCTCCTGGCCCTCCAACGCagacctgtagatcgagctgactCTGCTCAGCTCTACCGATCCCAACCTACCTCcgtgctttgtatttcctggccctccactgcagacctgtagatcgagctgactCTGCTCATCTCTGCCGATCCCAACCTgcctctgcgctttgtatttcctggccctccactGCAGACCTGTAGCTCGAGCTaactctgctcagctctgcctGCCCCGTCAGCTTGACTATTTGACCGCCAGGTcgccttgactattgactgccacctcctcttgacttttgaccgtcaCATGACCTTTGACTCCcctaatcctttcctcttgggcccctccattactAACCGTATCAATAATCATActtaaaaaatatagaataaaaaattaagatattaattTTATACTTACGAATCTCCGGAGGGGACAATAAATATTCGAACATCTTGAGTCTCAGAAAATGAGTATCTGGTAGGAACCGGATCTGCCAAATTTTGCGGTGAAGGTAATGGCGAAGGAGAATGTGATGGTCCTGCATGTATTGGCGACGACGAATGTGAAGGTCCTGCATGTACTCGCGAAGGGGAATGTGATGGTCCTGCCTGTACTGGCGTAGAGAGATGTGATGGTCCTGGCTGTACTGGCGAAGGTGAATTTGATAGTCGTACAGGCTGATCAGGGATAGGCGTAGGTACACTGCTAGTTGCTGCATGGCCATGTGAACTTCGTTAGTTCCCCCCGTCTAAAGATGTTCTGAAATTCAAAAATAggataaagttaaaaaaataatgatgcataataaataacataaaaaaaacttaccatatTTATTAAAAGAGATTGTGTGAGATTCCTTTGATGATAGATATCACCTCTAATCACctataacatatagcaagaaataCAGAGCAttaacaaataatatatataagttTAAGAATGAGATATTAGATATATAGCAAGAAATACACTAATCACTAATATGTTTCAAGCGCACgtacaaatgaaaataaataacataaaattgTATACTAATGCTATCATTATTAATTAAAGTCAAGGGTGTAGGTATACCAAACAGAGGTCAACAAAGACGTCGAGGGTCTCTCAAACACATCTACTATACACCTGCATAAACAATGTACACAGTCAATTATATAGGTCAAATAACACAAATAAGGTCGCTATAAACAAGACTATATGGTTGGTTTAGCCAATAAGTCTTGGCCGTCTTGGCCATGGCAAGGGCAGCAAGTGTCGGGTAAGGGCTGGCCAACGACATCAAGGGCCACCTGCGGTCGGGCCAGCCGCTGCCGGACAGTGGTAGCCACTGTCGGACAGGGCCAGGGCCAGCTGCTGTCGACCAGGGCCAGGGCCAGCCAAGCTCTGCAGCAGCCAGGCATGGCCAACTGCGGCCTCTCGTGGCCGACCAGGACCAGCCGCTGACTTGCGCGACCGACAAGGGCCAACCTCGGCCTCTTCCGCCAGACCATATCCATGATCTAGCTCGAGTGTCCGGCCAGGGCAAGGAGCTGCCCCACGTGTCCGGCCAGGGCCAGCAACTCACTCTCGAGGCCGGCCAGCGCCAGGCGCGGCCTCCCAGCAGCAGGACAGCACCCGCGGTCAGCCAGCGGCAGTCGCGACCACCCGCGGCCAACCAGAGGCAGGCGCGAGCACCTGCGACCGCCCAGCGCGAACTGCCACCGGAGTTGGAAGAGAGGGAGACAAGTTTACCTGGACTGAAATCGCCCTAACCGACGTCCTCCGTCCTCGGATCGCAGCTTCTGCGTCGCCACCAAAGCTAGGGCAAAAGGAGGGATCGAGCCGCCACCAAAGTTAAGGCAAAGGGGCTGTCGTGGAGTGATTAAAGTTAGGTCTTTTGCGACAAAAAGATAACTCGTTGCAAAATTCGTTGCTGATTCAGCaacgaattttgaaattcgttgCCGATTCAGCGACGAATTTTGCAATTCGTTGCGGATTCTGCGACGAATTTTGAACTTCGTTGCAGATTTTGTgacgaatttcaaaattcgtagcaaaatttcattttttttatatataaaataaatttttcggGGCCAATTGAAAtatctagagagctcggaatgagatgAAATCTGATCCTATGGATTACTAAAAATCCCTTGATCATGGAAATgccatcaaaaaaaaaattgacataaTAAATTGATATTTTTGGTCTTATGAAGGTGAATACCGCTTTTCGGACATCTTCGAAGTAAAAAAATCATCGGTAGCATCAAATTAGAGGTTGTGGACAAttataaaatttgagaatttatAGAAacccataggaactggtttcatctcaTTCTGGCATCTCTATGTACCTCAATCGTCTTTGGACATTTCAAAATACGTGTGACTTGTAAATGTACACATTCgtataaaaaatttaactaagtccaAAAATGCTCATAATTGATTAAGCAAATTAGGAATAAGTATAATgggtaaatttattttttgatgataCTCCCATGATCAGGGGATTTTAAGGAACCCATAGGACCTGATTTcatctcattccgagctctctaggtacctCAGAATCTTacagttaatatttaattttccatGGTATGATTGGCAGAAATGACTTAGTCTTACCAATTTAAATGACACAATTTCAAATTGTCATAAATTgcattttttttatatgtttaatcCTACCTAACCTAGAGGTTTGGAATAAGATGAAATCAGATCCTATGGGTTCCTAAAAATCCCTTGATCATGGAAATgtcatcaaaaataaatttgatatattaaattgatatttttggTCTTATGAAGGTGAATACCATTTTACGGACCTCTGTGATGTAAAAAAATTCACCGGTAGCATAAAATTAGAGGTTGTGGACAATTATAAAATCAGGGAATTTATAGAAACCCATAGGAACCGGTTTCATCTCATTCTGACATCTCTATGTACCTCAACCGTCTTCGGATATTTCAAAATACATGTGACTTGTAAATCTACACATTcatataaaaaatttaactaaagtaTAATgggtaaatttattttttgatgataCTCCCATGATCAGGGGATTTTTAGGAACCCATAGGATCTGATTTCATCtcattccaagctctctaggtacctcaaccgggcctggaaagtttaattttgcctataaaaaaaatgcaattctgcgacaaattttgaaattcgtcGCTGATTCAGCGACGAAATTTGAAATTCGTTGCGGATTCTGCGACAAATTTTTGAATTCGTTGCAGATTCTGCgacgaatttcaaaattcgttgcaaaatttcatttttttatatGTAAAAAATCTTTCCGGGGCCGATTGAGGTacctagagaactcggaatgaGATGAAATCAGATCCTACGGGTTCCTAAAAATCCCTTGATCATGGAAATgtcatcaaaaaataaatttgatatattAAATTGATATATTTGGTCTTATGAAGGTGAATACCATTTCCTGGACCTTATTGATGTAAAAAATTCACCGGTAGCATAAAATTAGAGGTTGTGGACAATTATAAAATCAGGGAATTTATAGAAACCCATAGGAACCGGTTTCACCTCATTCTGACATCTCTATGTACCTCAACCGTCTTCGGATATTTCAAAATACATGTGACTTGTAAATCTATACATTCgtataaaaaatttaactaagtccaAAAATGCTCATAATTGATTTAGCAAATTAGGAATAAGTATAATgggtaaatttatttttttgatgaTACTCTCATGATCAGGGGATTTTTAGGAACCCATAGGATCTGATTTcatctcattccgagctctctaggtacctcaatcggcccggaaaatttaattttaactataaaaaaaaatacaattctgcgacgaattttgaaatttgtcGCAGAGTCAGCAACAAATTTTGTAATTCGTCACAGATTCAGCAACGAATTTCAAATTAGTTGCGGATTCTGCGACGAATTACAAATTCATCATGGATTCTGCGACGAATATTTAAATTCGTCGCAAATTTcagtttttttaaatatataaattttgaattttggatgCTGCTTGGGAATTAGATGATTTTTTGCATCGAATCCTGAGTTCGTCGCAAATATTGCGACGAAACCTAAGTTCGTTGCAAAAATTGCAACGATTTCTAATTTTGTCGCAATTTCTGCAACAAATTATTTTGTTCATcgctaattttcaataaattttgcgacaaatattattttgttgctaattggcaataaaatattttttgtcgCAAAAGTTGTCGCAAATTTGCGACGAATATATTTTGTCGCAAATATTTGTCGCTAAATTACAGTTTTTTTGTAGTgtataaagaaaattatattcAATCAAGACTactcttaattaattaaattatctaattaaATAATTGAAAAATACAAAGTAAATGCACATTTCCTTTTATTGAAATTCCTTTATTCATGATCATTAATATAAATTTGAATGCCCAACTTAGCACTTCATATACATAATACATACTTATTAGGGATTGTATAACTCAGTGCAATTTTTCTCTATAATGATCAATTCCATGTTATCTAGATCATGCCCAACCAAAATATCTTCCTGCATAATATTCCCAAAGATCTATATACCATTCTTTCCTAGTATCACCATGCATTTCACATTAGCACTATACCACCTAAAGAAGTTATAAGGGCTCACCTTGAAGTTTCCCAATGTCCCATCAAATGAGAACAACACCCCTGGCATCTGCTCCTCTTGCTCTGTCGAGGACACATTGAAGCACAACTTGTAATCCCTCGTCTTCACAATTGGCAAGTTAACGTAATCCGTCAATTCCCTAACTAATTGGTTCAAGACTTGAGTGTCCAGAAAGGTCATGACAGTGTCGGAGTCAAAGATGATGTTGCCGGCCGCCAACTTGGACCTAGTATGCAAGATGTTGAACTCACCCGAGATCGAGATGGTGTGAAGTTGCACGGCATAGAAGTCGTCTTGCGTCATGAGTGGCATGACAGTCGTCTTTCCGGTGATCGTCTGTTTGCCACGTCCCAAGAAGAGCCTGCTGTTGGCTCCGCTATGGAGCATGTCCAGGCAATAGGAGAAGTACTTGCTAATGTACTTAGGAGAGTTGTTGGATCAGAGACGGCAACCTGGGGCCCAACCCAATGAAGCTGCCAGGGTCGTCAATTTGGGTGTTCAAGGACCGAAAGTTGCAACCGAATACTATATTTGGAATGATAGTATTTTGGTTTGTACCTATTGAGTTGAAATTGAAGGTTTCCAAGGATAAAATTCCATCGATATTGGAGCCGTCGCCGTAGGCGGCATGGTACTAGCATAATCGATTAAAATTGCAATGACCCAGACTAAAACTCTTGCACTCATCGGATAAGTAAGATAACTTCTTGTAGGAGAGGGATGCATTAGGATTGAATAGGGTGGTGGTCTTCTTCTTGAAGCATTTGCAGCCAACTTTGTTGACCCAGGTTAGTCCGCTACCAGTGTCGATGATGCCCAACATAGATTGCGTGTTTGGCGTGCCTATCTTGAAACCCATGAAGTATTCCGCATCATCATTACTCAAGCCGAGCTCTATGTTGATGGAGGTCTTCATGTCAATGCGCTTGTCCAAGTAACTAGCTCGGTTGATCGATCGGACGACGGCGGCCTGTAGGCGATCGAAGGGTGTCATCGTGCTATTGTACAGTGGTGACTTGGGAGAGTCACGGTGGAACAACTCCACGTCGAAGACAGTGTCCTGCGTGACAAGGGCTAGCGCGATGGAGATCAGTAGGAGGAGGCAAAAGAAGGTACTAATGACGGCCATTGAAATAATATTAATGGAGATATATATAGACATTTTCAACTGGTCTGTGAATTTATAGAGAGATTCAACGGCAGAataaaaaagtttaattaatggGAATTAATGATAAGATTGATTGAATAAAATTTGGAAGGAAGTGAGATTCGGAATCGCATTTAACTTGAAAAGTCGGAGAGGAATTGGAAATTAATGGGAGCTATGAATCTCATCAATTTGATTAATGGTCCAAATCAAGTTTGAAGTGGAAAAAATATCATTAATTgcttattatataattaattaattccaaAAGGAACTAGTTGTAAGTTTTCTTACACTCCTTCGACTAATTGATATATATTTGGAAGGAACTTTGATCCGCTTCCAAGTTTAGTTAAATTATTCTAATTGTATTTGATGCATTCAAAATCAGTGGATAGGCTTTGATTCTGACAGGATATCTACCAACCAAACTCCATTATTGAATGTTGCTCACATATAGATCATTAATTGC from Zingiber officinale cultivar Zhangliang chromosome 4B, Zo_v1.1, whole genome shotgun sequence includes:
- the LOC121978094 gene encoding aspartic proteinase CDR1-like, with the protein product MAVISTFFCLLLLISIALALVTQDTVFDVELFHRDSPKSPLYNSTMTPFDRLQAAVVRSINRASYLDKRIDMKTSINIELGLSNDDAEYFMGFKIGTPNTQSMLGIIDTGSGLTWVNKVGCKCFKKKTTTLFNPNASLSYKKLSYLSDECKSFSLGTNQNTIIPNIVFGCNFRSLNTQIDDPGSFIGLGPSGANSRLFLGRGKQTITGKTTVMPLMTQDDFYAVQLHTISISGEFNILHTRSKLAAGNIIFDSDTVMTFLDTQVLNQLVRELTDYVNLPIVKTRDYKLCFNVSSTEQEEQMPGVLFSFDGTLGNFKEDILVGHDLDNMELIIIEKNCTELYNP